One genomic segment of Impatiens glandulifera chromosome 6, dImpGla2.1, whole genome shotgun sequence includes these proteins:
- the LOC124943022 gene encoding uncharacterized mitochondrial protein AtMg00810-like, translating to MLDTLSDGTHLEDSGIYRTIVGRLVYLNVTRINIAHTVHVVSQFVITPTIVHWAVVLCILSYIWGTQFHSLKFSSTYSLGLCAYFDADWVGDPTDRKSTTRYCIFLCDLLILWKSKKKDVISRSSIEVEYRAMALTTCEIV from the coding sequence ATGCTAGATACTCTGTCGGATGGCACTCATTTGGAGGATTCTGGTATTTATCGTACCATTGTTGGCAGATTGGTTTATCTTAATGTAACTCGCATAAACATTGCGCATACAGTTCATGTGGTTAGTCAGTTTGTCATTACCCCTACTATAGTTCATTGGGCTGTTGTTCTTTGTATTCTTAGTTATATTTGGGGCACTCAATTTCATAGTCTCAAGTTTTCTTCCACATATTCATTAGGGTTGTGCGCCTACTTTGATGCGGATTGGGTTGGTGATCCTACGGACCGCAAGTCGACCACTAGGTATTGTATTTTCCTTTGTGATTTGCTTATTTTGTGGAAGAGCAagaaaaaagatgtcatctctCGGTCTTCTATAGAAGTCGAGTATCGTGCAATGGCCTTGACTACCTGTGAAATTGTTTAG